The stretch of DNA CGCTCCCAGCGCCCTCTCCTACAAGGACGAGGATCTCGACGTTCGGGTCGTCCACTACCAACACGGCGACCTGCTGACCGGCGGCACGAAAATCGAGGGCCAGTTCCAGAACCTCATCGACATGCAGGACGACCCCCTCGCCTGCATCACCGTCGCGGGGCGCGCGCTCCGAAACCGCCCGGGCATCCTCGCCGACCTCGCGCAGGCGCTTCGAAGCGAGGACATCAACATCGACGCCGTCGCCAGCGGCATGGACTCCGTCACCTTCTACGTCAACGAGGACCTCGCTGAGGACGCCGAGTACATCCTCCACGAACAGGTGGTCGACGACGAGACGCTCTCGTCGGTCACGGTGGAGAGCAACTACGCCGTCATTCGGGTGACCGGCGGCGAACTCCCGAACCGCCCCGGCATCATCCTCGACATCGTCCAGCCCGTCTCGGAGGCCGGCATCAACATCCACGACCTCATCACCTCCGCCACCTCCGTCGCCATCTTCGTCGGCTGGGACGACCGCGAGCAGACGCTCGAAATCGTCCAGGAACAGACGCTGTAGCGGCGCTATCGCCCCTCGTACAGCCGCGTCCCGATCCGGGCCGGTAGCCCGGCTTCCTCGACCGCCGTGACGACTTCGTCCACGTCGTACGCCACCCGCCGCTCCTCGACGGTCACCGCGTCGCCGCCCGACCCCTCGCTCAGTTCGACCACCGCGTACCCCGATTTCGGGTCGCCGTCGCGCGGTTGGCCGACGCTCCCCGGGTTCATCACGACGCCGTCCTCGAAGACGCGATGCCCTTGGACGTGGGTGTGCCCCGTCACCAGCAGGTCCTCCCCCTGGAGCATCCGCGCCGAGAACTCTTCGGGGTAGGTGTAGCGGTCCGGGTCGTCCGGGTGCCCGTGGACGAGTTTTACCCGCCCGCCCGCGACGGCTCGCTCGGACGGCAGGTCGGCCAGCCACGCGAGGCCGTCGTCGTCCAACCGTTCGCGGGCGTAGTCGACGCCCGCCGCCGCTATCGAGTTGAACCGGAACGGCGTCTCGCCGGCCACCGCTCGGTCGTGGTTGCCCATGACGGTCGGGATCGACCGATCCCGCATCGCCGCCACGCAGTCGGCCGGCCACGGATTGTACCCCACCACGTCGCCCGCACAGACCAGCCGATCCACGTCCGGTAGGTCGTCGAGAACGGCTTCGAGGGCGACTCGGTTGCCGTGTACGTCGGAGATGACGCCGAGGCGCATGCGTCGCCGTACGTCGCCCGTCCTTTAGTTCCCGTCGGCGTCGCCGTTCACGATCCCCGTCGTCACGCCCTCGTCGACGGCGACCCCCGCCGCACAGACCGCATGCTCGAAGTCGCAGCCGTACGCCTCGCGGGCCGCCCCCGTCGCGTCCGTCGCCGCGAACTCGAACGCCCGCGGCTCGTCCTCCTCGTAGGTGGCGACGATGGTCGGTTCCGCGACCTCTTCGATCAGGAGGGCGTCCCGGCGGACGATCCCGATCGTCGCCGCGTCGTCCGCCACCACGCCCGCGATGCGTGGCGTGTCGTAGTCGTCTTTCTCGTAGTCGAGCGAGAGCAGCGCCGCCGCCAGCGCGTCGCGGGCGGGGTAGCCCAGATCCAATTTCTCGGTCACGGGATCGACGTGGGAGCCGTTGCCGAGGACGGCCCGGCCCTCGCTCTCGCGGACGCAGTTGTAGGCGATGTACGGGTTGTCCGTCTCCGGCGCGTCCGGCGTCGGGGTGACGGTGAGGATGCCCTCGCGCTCGACGATTCGGCGGTTCGGGAACGACCGGGACGAGACGCGGTAGGCGCCGACGCCCGGGCCGACGACGATGAAGCGGCCGACGTACATGCTCCACCCTCGCACCGACCGCCGAATGTAGGTGTCGGTTCTCGCGTGCCGCAAGCGCCCCGACGCCCGCCCCGTAACCACGCGTACGATCGACGTCGTGACGGCTCCCGGCCGACCCGCCACCGGTTCCCTCGCCGCCGGCGTCGGCACCCTCGCGCGTTTCGTCGTCACGTCGTCTGCCGGACCCGGAGGGACCGACGTCGGCTGGACCGCCGGCCTCGCCGACGCGGCGCACGCCCGGCTTTAGATGAGATCGAGCAGTCGCTGGTAGGTCGCGCCGAAGCCGTCGTCCGACCGCTCGCGGGGGCGCTCCACGTCCACGTCGATTACCTCCCGGATTCGACCGGGCTCTTTCGCCATGACGACGACCCGGTCGGCGAGCTTGACCGCCTCCTCGACGTCGTGAGTGACGAAGAGAATCGTCTTGCCAGTCTCCCGCCAGATGTCGAGGAGTTCGTCCTGTAGCAGCTTCTTCGTCTGGGCGTCGACGGCGCCGAACGGCTCGTCCATCAGGAGGAGCCCGGGATCGACCGCGAGCGCCCGGGCCAGCGCCACCCGCTGTTTCATGCCGCCCGAGAGGTCCCGTGGATAGGTGTCGGCGAAGCCGTCGAGGCCGACGAGCTCGAGCAACTCCCGCACCCGTCGCTCACGCTCCGTCGTCGCGACGCCGTCCCGTTCGAGGCCGAAGCCGACGTTACCGGCGACGGTCCGCCACGGGAACAGGTGGTACTCCTGAAAGACCAGACCGAGGTCGGTGCTGGGACCGTCCACCCGGGCGCCGTCGAGGACGACCCGTCCCGTGGTGGCGGGTTCGAGGCCGGCGATGATGCGAAAGAGCGTCGTCTTCCCACAGCCGGAGGGACCGACGATACAGACGAACTCCCCGTCGGCGACGTCGAAGGTGACGCCCTCCAGCGCCTGTACCGGGCCATTGGTTCCCTCGAACCGTTTGCCGATCCCCTCGACTCGAACCCGCGGCGTCTCTACCGCCACGCCAGCGCCCTCCGTTGGAATGCCCGGAACGCCACGTCGACGACGAGATACATCAGGCTCAACACGAGGATGTAGGTGATGACCACGTCGACCTGGAGGTTGTTCGAAGCCCGCAGGATCCGTCGACCGATCCCGGCGACGCCGAAGATTTCCGAGGCGACGACCAGCATCCAGCAGCGACCGATTCCGGTCCGCATCCCCGTCGTTATCTCGGGGAGCGACGCCGGGACGACGACCGTCCGAATGAGCGCGAGGTCGCCCTCGACGCCGAGGCTGCGAGCCACGTCCAACAGGTCCTCCGACACCCCTTCGACGCCGCCGTAGGTGGCGTAGAAGTTGATCCAGAACGCGCCGACGGCGATGATGAACGCCGCGCCGGCGTGGTTGATTCCGAACCACGCGATGGCGAACCCCACGAGCGCCAGCGGCGGCACCGGACGGAGGACGCGCACGACGGGGGAGGACACGTCGTCGAGATACGGGCTCCAGGCCAGTCCGATGCCCGCCGCGATTCCCAAGCCGGTGCCGAAGACGGCGCCGGGAATCCAGTGGAGGATGCTGCTACCCAGCGCGCTGGCCATTTCGCCGCTCGCCGCCTGCGCGTAGAAGGTTTCCGCGACCGCCAGCGGCGAGGGGAGGACGTACGACGGCTGGGTGAGCGAGGCGCCGGTCCAGACGAGGAGGAAGACGGCGACGCCGCCCAGGCCACGGCCGGCGCGACGCGTATCGACAGCGCCGAACCCATCGCCGAGCGTCCCGGCCGTCCCGTCTACGTCCTCCGTCACGTCGATGGCCATGTCACAGATCGTCGTAGACGCTGTAGTCGAAAATCTGTTCCAGCGACAGCCGGTCGTCGATCTGTCCGTTTGCCTCGGCGAACCGGGAGAAGATCTCGGTCCCGTTCTCGATCTCACGTGGATCGGTCACGAAGTTCGAGAGCGGCCCCTGGAGCGCCGACAGCGCCCGGTCGGCGTCCATGCCGATGCTCGACTCGACGATGTCGGCCGTCGCCTCCGGATTCTCACCGATGAACTCCGTCGCCCGGACGTGCTGTTCGAGGAACTGCGTCGCGACGGGCGTCCCGCGCACCTCGTCGCTCATCAGCGTCACCGCCGCGGGCTGACCGGGCATGACTTCGTTCGCGTTTCGGAACGTTCCCACCGCCATGTCCTCTTGGGCCGCCCGCGTCGGCACCGGCTCCATGATCGACGCGCCGTCGACCTCGCCGTTGGCGACGGCCTGCCAGACCGCGTTCGCCCCGTTGATCTCGATGATGTCGACGGTCGACGTCGACACGCCCTCCTGTTCGAGCCAGTAGCGGAGGAGCACGTCCGGCACCGACCCCTGCGGGAAGGTGCCGAACCGGAACTTCCGGCCCTTCTCCTCCCGCCAGACGGAGAACGCGTCGGCGCCGTGGTCCGCCCACATGGTCTGCAGCTCCTCGTGAGCCATGATCGCCATCGGCTCCTTGATGTTCGCGGCCGCCACCTTCGCCGGGATGCCGCGGTCGATGACGATCATCGACGGGACGATGCCGAACATCGCCACGTCGAGTTCGCCGCCGCCGTACGCCTGGATGATCGCCGGGCCGTCGGTGAACTCGCTGCCCTCGACCGTCGCATCGACGTTCTCGAAGTAGCCCTCCGACTCCATCACGTAGTACTGGAGGTCGGGGAAAATCGGCATGTGCGCCACCGCGAGCGTCCCGGAGCCGCCTCCGCCCATACAGCCGGCGAGTCCGACTGCCGCCGCGGAGCCCGCGCCCGCAAGATAGGAGCGGCGTGATATCCGTGTCATGTATTCCGTTGTCGTCAGATCCGTATAATCCGCCGGAAACTGGCAAGGCTGGTCCGTAGTTCGGACGGAAACGAACCGGCGATAACCGGCGTTACAACCCGCTCGATCGGTCAACGCCGTTTTCCCCACCCCATCCGTCTCCGAGATAGCGGCAAGTAATTCTTCTACGTTCCACCCGCCGTCCCCGTGTGCCCGAAGAGCCTTCACCGACCCCGCCGATCTAGCCACGTGTTCGATCCGGCCGACTACGATCCCGACGAACTCCGCTCGCTCGCCGGCGTCGACGACCCCGACGCCGAAACGGGCGTCAGCCTCCCGCCCGTCGAGGGGTCGGGCTACCGGCCGGCGGCGCCGGACGAACCCTCCCGGGAACAGTGCGAGCGCCTAGTCGCCATCGGCGGCGTCGACCCCGCAGCCCTCGGCGAGCGGCCCTACCTCCCCGTGTTCCCGGACGTGCCCGCCGGCCGCCGCGTCGGCCGGGATTGGATCGCCTACCTCGTTCGGACTGCGGGCGAGGCGGCGACGCGGGACGCCATCGCCCGCTACCGCGCTCTCGGCTGGCTCGGCGAGGACGCCGCGGCGACGCTCGACGCCCGAGTGGGCGACGCGGTGGCGGTACTGGAGCCGGGCGACGGCGATCTCGACCGCGCCGACCACCTCCTGAGCTTCGCGCACGTGATCCGGTTGCTGGGACTGGAGACGGCATAGCGCGGGACGGATCCGGATCACGTCCGTGCATTTTTCTCCTCGGCGCCCCTTTGATCGGCCGTGATCCGCCTTCTGCCGACGGGGGACCCCCGATGGACTTAGATCGGTTCGCGGCAGATCGCCCCGACGACGACGCACCCGGCGACGCCCGCGTCTGTGTCGTGGCCGCGCAACCGGACACGTTCGAGCGGTGTCGTGCCGGGCTCTATCCGGCCCCGCGATCGTACGACCGGACCCGTGAACCGTTCGACTACATGGCCTTCTACCGCACTGCGCCGGTGTCGGCGCTCACGCACTACGCCCGCGTTGTCGACCGGATCGAACAGCGACGCGGCGAGCCGGGACCGATGAACGAAACCGACTGGCAGGCGACGATCGACCCGTTCACCGACGAACGGGTCGTGCTGGTTTTCTCCCTCGACGACCTCGTTCCGCTCGATCGTCCGGTGGAAAACGATGTGACTGGCGTCCGGGGTGCGTGGTACTGCACGGTCGACGATCTCCGCGAGGCCGACACCCTGTCGACGCTGGCCGACCGCGCCGAGACTACTTGAGCCGCCACGCCGGTCGGTCGACGCGCACCCAGCGGTCGAGCGTGACGTCGTCGTCGCCGGTCCGTTCGCGTAACCTCCACGCGTCACGGTCCCAGTCCGCGAAGTACGAGTGCGACGTCCCGTGTGCGAACTGCCACCGATAGGAGCATTACAGCGTGCCGGACGCGGTGACGCCGCCCGAGGCGGCGGGTGAGACGTCCCTCGGACTGGAGTGAGGCGGACTCGGCGTCCCGATTTCGCAACACTCATAAGCGATTCGCGGTTATCACTGAATGCAGGTTCCGAAGAAGTATACGGAACCAAACATGTCAAGTCCCATGGGGTAGCGGCCAATCCTGAAGCCTTCTGGGGGCTTCGACCCAGGTTCGAATCCTGGTGGGACTACTCGATAGCTCCCTCATCGCCCGTTAGAACCCTCCAAAGCACCATTCGACCCTTCGCCGGTTCCGAACCTTTGCGGCCCCGCTCCCCGCCCGTTTTCGTGACACGATACGTTCATTAACCGTGGTTATAACGTTACCCGTCTCGGGGCCACTCGCCGGGTCCCCGCCGTGGGTCGTCGCGGTACACGGGGGAGAGCGCGAGACGGTGAGACGCCGATGGATCCTTAAGAGTGGCACACTATCATCGGTAAATACGGGGAGAGTTGCACGTAGCCGTTACAAAACCGTCGATGCGGTCATGGATTCGACTCACGAGCGAGGATCCGACGGTCACCGTGCGGTACACGAGTCGCGTCGCCAATCGAACGGACGAGGATGCCGCCTCGATGCACGACCGCTCGACTCCGTCGGCGGCGTTCACGAACATGGTGCCCGGAACACGACCCACTCGATTCCGGCGCTCGATGCAACCGCCGTCAACCCGACCGCCCCCGGCGACAGTCCGCCCACGAGCGTTAGCACCGGTCGAGGGGGTAGCATGAACGACCGTCCGACGACGGCCGGTGAGCGCACCGCTGTGAGTCGACTTACGGAACTCAGCTCACACCTCTGGGTTGGGGCGGTCGTCTTCTATGCCCTCGGCGACCTCCTCACCACGGGCTACGGGTTAACGATCGCCCAGGTCGCTGAAAGGGGACCACTCACGTTGCTGTTGTATCGACGATTTGGACTGCTTGCACTGATTCCGTTGAAGACGGCCGTCATGCTCGCCGCGTACCTGTGTTTTCTACTCCTCCCCGATCCGCACAACCTTGGCATTCCACTCGGACTGGCCGCGGTTGGCGTGTTCGTCACGCTCTGGAACGCGTTGGTCATACTCAGCGCATAGCGATGCCCGCTACGGGATCAGGACGATCGCTCCGAACAGCAGTGCGACGACGACCGTAACCACCGCCGTCAGCAACACACCGAAATACGGCAGGAGTCGTTCAGCCGCGTCGGACTGATCCATCCTGTTACGCAGGTTCATACTGGCGATCCGCCGTGGAGCCTCATAGCAGTACGTGCGCTATTATCGAATGTGATAGTGTGCGCGCGAGCACCGTCCTCCCATCCGTAGAACGGACGGTCACTCCGCTCGAACTCGGCGAGACACCGCGCCGTCGCGACGCCGTCGGCGCGCAACGAGTCGCGGCCCGGTGTGACGGGAAGCCGACGCCCTGGGGGCCGCCGAAACCACTATTGTAGCACAGTAACAATACTAACGTGGCTATGGCTACGATCGACGACGACACTCACTGGGCGGAGCGTCTGGAGCGGCGCCGGCGAGCGAAAGTCGAACAGTTCCGGGACTCGTCGCAGTCGCCGCTGCCGCCGAGACTGCGTGGCGAGGCGTTCCCGGGACTCGCGTACTACGATCCCGATCCCGAGTACCGGTTCGTCGTTCCGTTACACGAACACGAGACGAAAGAGCGCGTAACCGTCGAGACGACGGCCGACGGCGAGCAGACCTACGTTCGGTGGGGCGAGTTCCGGTTCCCGCTCGACGACGCAGAACGCACCCTGCAGGCTTACCGACCGGACCGCGACGTGGAACGGTTCTGGGTGCCCTTCCGCGACGAGACGAACGGGGAGACGACGTACGGTGCCGGTCGGTATCTGGATCTGGAGCCGGACACCCATCGAACCGACGGCGAGTGGGTGGTGGACTTCAACGAGGCGTACAACCCGACGTGTGCGTACAACTACGCGTACGAGTGCCCGATGATCCCCGGAGAGAACTGGCTGGGCGTCCGGGTCGAGGCCGGAGAGAAGGACTTCCCGGCCGACCCCGCCGAGCCGCACGGTCACGACCGCTGATCGACGCGGTCCGGAAGCCGGCAGAGACCGAACGGTCCGACAGCGTTTTGCCCACCAATATTGTACAATCAATGCAATGGTGGATGTCATCGTCATCGGTGGCGGGCCGGCCGGTCTGAGCGCAGCCGTCTACACGGCCCGAGCCGACCAAGAGACGCTGGTGCTCGACAAGGGCGGCGGAACCACTCGCGGCGTGGACTACATGGAGAACTTCTACGGCTTCCCGGACGGGATCTCCGGCGAGGAGATCGTCGCTCGGGGGGAGGCACACGCCACGAAGTTCGGCGCCGAGATTCGCCGGGAGGAGGTCGTCCGCGTGGCCGACGACGACGGCCACTTCGTGGTCGAGACGACCGACGACGAGTACGAAGCTAGAGGCCTCGTCCTCGCGACCGGTGCGTCCTACGAGACCCCCGCCATCGCGGACGTCGACGAGTACGAGGGTCGCGGCGTCTCGTACTGCGTGGAGTGTGACGCGTACTTTTACCGCGACCGTCCCGTGGCGGTGGTCGGTGCGGGGAACTACGCCGCCAAGGAGGCGCTGATGCTGCTCGATTACACCGACGACGTCCGGGTGCTGACGAACGGCGACGCGTTCGACGCCGACCCCGAACTGGCCGATCGACTCCGCGAGCACGCGGTCGAGGTGATCACCGACCCCGTCGACCGAGTGGCGGGCGAGGAGGAACTCGAACGCGTCGTCTTGCGATCCGGGGAGTCGATCGGGGTCGACGGCCTGTTCGTCGCCCTCGGCGCGGCCGGGGGGACCGACATCGCGGAGACGCTCGGCATCCCACAGGACGGTCCGTATCTCCGGGTCGACGAGGACCAGAGCACGACCGTCGACCGGGTCTACGCCGCCGGCGACCTCACCGGCGGGAACCGGCAGGTCGCAACTTCGATCGGCGAGGGCGCCGACGCCGCGATCAACCTCCTGGAGTCGTTCCGCGGCACCGACTACGTCGATTACCGGAAACTCGACGCCTGAGACGGCGTGTGACCCCGTGTCGCTACCGGCCGGATTCGGCGGCGTTGCCGGCCGTCGCGGTTGATCCCGCCGTCGATCGTGACGCCGACAGCTCCCTCGACATCCGGCCCGGAACCGACGACGGACGTGGAGCGGACGAACGGCGTCCCGTCGGCCGGCGCGTGGCGTCGGCGCGAGCGTACGCGACGACCGGAGCCACCGGCAGAACGGGACGCGCACCGCACACCTCCCGCCGCCGATCGTCTCACCAGAATTGTGAATATTACACACAACCATTTTACCACTGCGGTCCCTACTGAGCGGTACGAATGACAGAGCCGATGGCAGACCAACTCCGACGGGAACTGGCGTGTGAGAGCCTTCTCGAATGCTTTCACGGCCTCGGGGACCTCGACACGCAGTGCTTTCGGGTCCTCGTCGACGCCGGGGACCCCCTGACCGTCGACGAAGTCGCCGCGGCCGTCGACCGCGAGCGTTCGACGGCGTACCGATCGATTCAGCGGCTACGCACCGCCGGCTTCGTCCAGCAGGAACAGATCAACTACGACGACGGGGGATACTATCACGTCTACTCGCCGACCGATCCGTCGGCGGCCGCCGCCGACATGCAGCGACTGCTGAACGACTGGTACGTCAAGATGGGACGGCTCATCCAGCAGTTCGAGGACAAGTACGAGAGCGACGACGTCACTCCGCCCCCCGAAGGGTGACGAGCCGACGTGTCGCGATCCGACGGAGCGACACGAACCGTGGGCAGCTAGCGGGCGATTCCCGACGGCTTCCGACGGACGCCCGACAGCTTTCGACTCGGGCGAGGCGGACGACGAGCGGGCGGGAACTCGTCCCCACCCACGACGTGGCCCACGGCGAGCCGCGGTCGCGGCCGCTCACTCGTCGTTCCCGGCGACGATCGGTGCTCGAATCAGGTTCCCCCATTCGGTCCACGATCCGTCGTAGTTCCGCACCGAGTCGTACCCGAGGAGTTCGTGAAGGGCGAACCACGTAATCGAGGATCGCTCGCCGATCCGACAGTACGCGATGACGTCGTCGTCGGGCGTCACGCCGTGAGACGCGTACAGTTCCCGCAGTCGGTGTGGCGGCTTGAACAGCCCGTTCGAGTCGACGTTGTCCGCCCACAGAACGTTGATGGCGCCCGGGATGTGGCCGGCACGCTGTGCCGCCTCGTCCATCCCGGGCGGAGCCGTCAGCTCCCCGCGGTACTCTTCGGGCATCCTGACGTCGATGAGCGTCGTCTCGGAGTCGAGCGCTTCGTACACGTCGCGTCGAAACGCTCGATGTGACTCGTCCACCTCGGGAACGGTGTACTCCACCGTCGGGAACGACGGGACCGCCCGCGTCGTCGGAAAGCCCTGCTCCATCCAGTATTCACGGCCACCGTCCATCACCCGCACGTCGTCGTGGCCGTACATGACGAACTGCCAGTACAGGTGCGTCGCGAACCAGTTCGAGTTGTCGCCGTAGACGACGACGGTGGTATCGTCTGCGATGCCGTGATCACCCATGAGCCGCTCGAACTCGTCCGGACTCGGGATGTCACGCCACGTCTCGCTCTGCAGATCGGTCTCCCAGTCGAACTCACACGCGCCCGGAGCGTGGCCGTCCCGGTAGAACTCGCGGTTGACGTCGACCTCGACGAGTCGGAAGGCCGCATCGTCGTTTCGGAACCGATCGAGCCGATCGGCCACCCACTCGGGCGAGACGAGGGCCTCGTTCGAACGTCCCGTCGCCGGCTCCCGCTCCGAGTCGTCGTCCGGGCGATCCGGGCCGTTCTCCGGTGTGTCGTCCGAATGCATCGTTAGTATTCCTCCTCGACGTACCCCTTCGCCAGTTCGGCCGTCGCCCGACGCAGTCGATACGAGACCGTCGACCGAGGGATGTCGAGTTCGTCGGCGAGTTCGTCGAGCGTCACCTCGCGCGGCGTCTCGAAGTATCCCCGATCGACCGCCAGTTCCAGCGCCTGCTGTTGTTCGCTCCGGACCTGTCGGGACGAGAGGAGTTCGTGTTGCCACCCCGTCGCGTCCTCGAGGTGGCCGAACTCGAATTCGATTCCGTCAGCGAGTCGTGCGCCGATCGTATCGTACACCATTCCGATCTTTTCGTCGTTCTGCATGAGAACTCGCCACCGTGCTTCCCGGTGCGTGCGGACGACTTCGAAGACGGTCCCGCCCGTGAGATACTGCACCGTGATGAACGGGACTGCATCACAGTACGATACGTCCGAGAGGAGCGTGTAGACGACGCGGGAGCGATCGTCCGCTTCGAGCAGGCTGTGTCGTCGGGCACTCCGACACGCCCGAGTGCTGATCGACTCGCGGTCGAGCGTCTCGTCGAGCAACAGCGAGTCGAGTCGGTCGAGCGCCCCGGGCTCGCCCGTCACCCGCTCGATCCGCCAGAACTTATCCGTGTCGAGACAGGAAACGATCGCTTCGGAGCGGAGCGATTCGCTCTCGATGAAGGCGTCCATGTACGTATCGACGCCCGGCGTGTAGACAAGAGAAAAGAGAAATTCACGCATTATTTCATCTTTGTAAATCGACGAACTAACCCTTTACGATGCGACTCGATCGGTGGACGATCCCGCCGATGGCCGTACACGACTGCCCCCGATCCGCCCGTGCTATATTGTACAATACAGACAATAGTTAATACGGGAGCCGGGTAGTGTCGGATCGACGATGGATCCGGACGACTTCCCGACTCCCGACGAACCGGTCGCCGCACTGTCGGCTGCGGACCTCGAGAGCCGACCCGACGCGGGTGAGGTCGTGACCATTCTGGACGCACGCGCCGTGAGCGACGTCGAGGCGTGACGGATCGAGGGCGAGAACGTCCCTTACGACGAGTTCTTCGACGAGTTCGACGACGAGGCGTTCGAACTCGAACTCGGCCCGAACAACTGCGCGGCCAGTCAGGAGTCGCTCGCCGGCGACTGATCCCGCCGCCGGCCGACCGACCCCGACGCAGTTCGACCGTCGGCCGACAGTACCCACACCGCCGCCAGTTGTCCTGTGGCAACTGAACCCGTATGTCGATACGGCGCCTACGGACACTCGTGATGGACGGCATCGAACTGCTCGCTCGACTCCGATCGATTCGCGTGGATCGTCGCCTCGGACTCGCCGCCGTGGTGGCCGCCTCGCTGGCCGCTGCGGCCGCCACGTACGGTTGGCTCAACAACGACATCGTGACCGCCGTCTCCGGGCTCCCGTTCGTCCCGGCCGCGCTGTTGCTCGTCGCCATCGGCCTCTCGTTCGAGCAGCCGGACGAGCACGGGCCGGGACCGGGTGGGTCCGTGTAGCGTCGGTCACGGTGGCACGACGACTGCGACCCGCCGTCACCCTCCGGTGGGAGCACGGGTCGTACCGACTCGCCCTGCACCCTCGACGAGGACGGCACAAAGTGTCCCTCGGCGTGATGCTCCCCCTAACGCCGTCGCCGTCGCGATCCGACAGGTCGGGAACGTCCTCGGGAGCGACGCGCTCACCGTAGTGAGCGTGATCGTTATCCTCGGCCCGATGCTCCTCGCCGCCGGTGCCGTCGTTCCCAGTAGCATCCGCGAACTTCGGACCGAGGTCGAACCGGAAGCAGTCACGTCGACGAGCGACTGACGTGCCCGTCACGGTCCGGCGCCCCCCGATGGCCGTCGTCGGCTCACGCCGCCGAAATACGGAACGGCTATTTCGGTCCCGACGGAGTGTGCATATGAACGTCCCCGATCAAGAGTACGGACGGATGGAACGGTACGAGGCGGCCGAGGCCTTCGTTCGCCGGTGTTACGAGGAACTCGGTCGTGAGTCGGAGATCGACGACCGCCTGACGGAACTCTGGACGTCCATCGGGCGTCGGGACCACTACGTCCACACGTCGGCGGAACTCGAACGCGGGGCGAAGATGGCCTGGCGCAACAGCAACCGTTGCATCGGCCGACACTTCTGGGATCGCCTCCACGTCCTCGACCGGCGGGACGTCGACACCGCGGCGGCCGTCTTCGACGCGCTCCTCGATCACGTCGAGTTTGCGACGAACGGCGGTAACGTCCGGCCGACCATCTCGGTGTTCCCGCCGGCGGTTCGGGGCGAGCCGCAGGTTCGCATCTGGAACCACCAGTTGATACGCTACGCCGGTTACCGCACGGACGACGGCGTCGTCGGCGACCCCGACTCGACGGCGCTGACCGACTACTGTCGCGACCGCGGCTGGTCGGGAGCCGGGACCGAATTCGACGTGTTGCCGCTGGTGATTCAGGTCGGCGACGACGAGCCGGAGCTGTTCGAGATTCCCGACGAACTCGTTCTGGAAGTGCCGCTCGTGCATCCGGAGTACGACTGGTTCGAGGCGCTCGCCCTGCAGTGGTACGCCGTCCCGATCGTCTCGGACATGCGGCTGGAGATCGGGAGGATTCGGTACCCCGCCGCGCCGTTCAACGGCTGGTACATGGGGACAGAGATCGGGAGCCGTGATCTCGGCGACACGGATCGGTACGACGTCCTTCCGCGGATCGCCGACCGTCTCGGGCTAACCACGACGACCGACCGCTCCCTGTGGAAAGACCGCGCCCTGACGGTTCTCAACCGGGCCGTCCTGCACTCCTTCGAGCGCCACGGGGTCCGGATCGTCGACCACCACACTGCCGCCAAACAGTTCGCGCGGTTCGAGAGGGACGAGGAGGCGGCCGGGCGGACGGTGACCGGGGATCGATCCTGGCTCCTCCCTCCCAACGCCTCGTCGACGACGCACATCTTCCACGACACGTACGACGACGACGTGCGGACGCCGAACTTCTTC from Haloplanus salinus encodes:
- a CDS encoding sulfurtransferase, whose amino-acid sequence is MHSDDTPENGPDRPDDDSEREPATGRSNEALVSPEWVADRLDRFRNDDAAFRLVEVDVNREFYRDGHAPGACEFDWETDLQSETWRDIPSPDEFERLMGDHGIADDTTVVVYGDNSNWFATHLYWQFVMYGHDDVRVMDGGREYWMEQGFPTTRAVPSFPTVEYTVPEVDESHRAFRRDVYEALDSETTLIDVRMPEEYRGELTAPPGMDEAAQRAGHIPGAINVLWADNVDSNGLFKPPHRLRELYASHGVTPDDDVIAYCRIGERSSITWFALHELLGYDSVRNYDGSWTEWGNLIRAPIVAGNDE
- a CDS encoding NAD(P)/FAD-dependent oxidoreductase, producing MVDVIVIGGGPAGLSAAVYTARADQETLVLDKGGGTTRGVDYMENFYGFPDGISGEEIVARGEAHATKFGAEIRREEVVRVADDDGHFVVETTDDEYEARGLVLATGASYETPAIADVDEYEGRGVSYCVECDAYFYRDRPVAVVGAGNYAAKEALMLLDYTDDVRVLTNGDAFDADPELADRLREHAVEVITDPVDRVAGEEELERVVLRSGESIGVDGLFVALGAAGGTDIAETLGIPQDGPYLRVDEDQSTTVDRVYAAGDLTGGNRQVATSIGEGADAAINLLESFRGTDYVDYRKLDA
- a CDS encoding helix-turn-helix domain-containing protein; amino-acid sequence: MREFLFSLVYTPGVDTYMDAFIESESLRSEAIVSCLDTDKFWRIERVTGEPGALDRLDSLLLDETLDRESISTRACRSARRHSLLEADDRSRVVYTLLSDVSYCDAVPFITVQYLTGGTVFEVVRTHREARWRVLMQNDEKIGMVYDTIGARLADGIEFEFGHLEDATGWQHELLSSRQVRSEQQQALELAVDRGYFETPREVTLDELADELDIPRSTVSYRLRRATAELAKGYVEEEY
- a CDS encoding helix-turn-helix domain-containing protein; the encoded protein is MTEPMADQLRRELACESLLECFHGLGDLDTQCFRVLVDAGDPLTVDEVAAAVDRERSTAYRSIQRLRTAGFVQQEQINYDDGGYYHVYSPTDPSAAAADMQRLLNDWYVKMGRLIQQFEDKYESDDVTPPPEG
- a CDS encoding nitric oxide synthase oxygenase; its protein translation is MNVPDQEYGRMERYEAAEAFVRRCYEELGRESEIDDRLTELWTSIGRRDHYVHTSAELERGAKMAWRNSNRCIGRHFWDRLHVLDRRDVDTAAAVFDALLDHVEFATNGGNVRPTISVFPPAVRGEPQVRIWNHQLIRYAGYRTDDGVVGDPDSTALTDYCRDRGWSGAGTEFDVLPLVIQVGDDEPELFEIPDELVLEVPLVHPEYDWFEALALQWYAVPIVSDMRLEIGRIRYPAAPFNGWYMGTEIGSRDLGDTDRYDVLPRIADRLGLTTTTDRSLWKDRALTVLNRAVLHSFERHGVRIVDHHTAAKQFARFERDEEAAGRTVTGDRSWLLPPNASSTTHIFHDTYDDDVRTPNFFYRDEPAPLR